CTTCTTTAGTGGTCACTTCATATGCGACACAACCATAAACATGACCCATGGAGACACTGGATGATCACAATTACCCCCACTAAAATTAACAACAAAGTAATGACTACGCACACAAATGTTTGCAATAATTATACCATTCAGTCTTAATTTGTTCACTAAACTGTCAATCATTGTAAGTCCAGCAACTTCTTCAGTGGCTGCTTTGTATTGATGCCTTCAACTTTGTCACATTGATGGCCACACTTGCGAACAACGATTAGATAGCTGTACACTGTtcattacacacatacactcttCCTCAGTTGTTCTCGTCCTCCTGTCCCACTACTAAGTGAATTCTGGATGTGACGAATCACAAATCATTTGATATCTCGGCATGTAGTAATGGCTACAAATTAACCTTCTGGTAATCATGAGTAGGTTTCTCACTGCCATTGTGGCATTCCAGGCCGTATTAACAGCTAACTTATTCTTGATTGCAACTCCGGATTCATacattaaaccagttaaagTATCGCTTACGTTCGtgcactacagaaaataaaacACTCGGGTACATGTGGTCTCAaaccaaatacagcactcggctttggcttatgctatatttgtctcttgaCTACACCTGCTATATTTTCTGTATTGCACTCACCGCattgctttaactagtatacgAAGCATTAAATGATCTTATGCAGCGTTTGTGCTTGTCAGTGCTTGCACTTATTAGCCCTTTTGCAAGTGCTTAAATAATTGAGGAAGTACTTCAAGTATTTACATGagcttatagaactttgcgtgggcgagatcaaaggaaaaagtgtactttaaatttcataaagtacgctctcagccggccaactgcttcatcgaccacaaagagtgctttattcgttcaataaagcactctttgcggtgcaataaagcactctttgtgggcaataaagcacagttgcccacgtgctttagtgtaggctaatagcctacggggctcgcgccagtacgactaatcacccaagccggtgaaggctgatagccttgccgcgctgagtgatcaatcaccccagccgatacgagttccaccactggattacttttatagacatacctaaatgcttcgatgatgggtgggagaaggtaacgttgctgttacgtttgttaatgtaaacggacaagttctggagatatcacggaaatacttcaccatgtgactcacaatagaatcgattgtgggttgggagcaaaacctgccaaaagacgcaatgaacgtctactatgccaaactatggtgaaatacacgtgagttactttgttaaactagtgtatgtgcgttcaggctgctaatagttcgtgcaacgcttgttaattacgagtcctagtgtatggtgaagctacacgactagaacgttccataaatcatttaaagcatagccttgctcgtgctatatgaaaaataaagtacgaggcgcgtggccgagatgctaataaagcacgaggcgaataTACTAAATGTTTGCCCCAAGACTGTTACACAATTATGATGCTGTTAGAACAAAAGAATTTCCTCcacatttataaagtagtagcCACTTGACCTATAGTAGTGCATGTCATCAGTTGTTGACCACTTTTTGTGCTTTATTTCATAAATTTACCACAGAAATGGATAGAGTTTTGTGGGGAAAAATCCATTTTAAATATACATAGATTTTAAGTATTCGTATTATATATTCATGTATATTGTACACTGTCCAATTCACTAGTGTTTTATATTGTTCATTCAATTGTCCTTTCACTTTCTTGTCTTATACATATAACATTTACGGTGGATTTTATCCACAGCAGCATAGCATACCATTAGGGATCCTGATTATTATTCTTTTAGTATTTCCCAAAATTATGTTTGGGGAGCACACTTACTATTCCCAAAATTCCAAAATTTGTCCTGTGAGTAATAAAATAGCCAGTCATGAAGATTTTAGAAAACAACTGCTGTAAATCAATCACAAAAATTGAGGGAAAAGGTCGAGATACTGGAGCAGTCAGCTACAAATTGGATGATTGTATTATTGggaaagtgactgctctattagagtatcataatCTTAGATCTATTTGTATATTAGCAAGGCTTCTTGGGTGCTTTTTAGAATTTTCTCATTATATTAATGGAAGTAAAATTTGTTAATGTGATAGTAATAATAGCAAATTAGTATTCTGAAATTCTTTTAGTCACTTATTCTCAAACTTATGCTATAGTTATATCTCTATATTCCATATCTCTATATTCCATACCATGCAGCTTTGAGATATAGAAAAATATAATGTGCTAATATTAAAATGACATTCAAGTTGGCATTATATTGCTTGCTCTTATTACTCACAGCTCACAGCTACAGCTCTtatcactcactcactcactcactcactcactcactcactcactactacacacacaaccgTAGCCAAATTTATGTAGCCTGAAATAGCTAGTGTATCTTTTATTTTGACACTGTTTTCAATTCCCAGCATGTTCGGTAGATGGTCAGATGATAAAGACTTGTGCTAGCTCATGTCCTCAGGATTGCCTCAGACCTGCTAATGCCAGTTGTGTCCAGGAATGTGTAACAgatgtgtgtgagtgtgaggaAGATGGTCAAATTGTGGATAGAATCACTGGCAAGTGTGTCCAACCACAACAATGTACTGGTAAGTCATCTCTTTGGTAAATTACTATACTTTAAGACATGATTGCAACAATCCTCGGAATTAGTGAAATCCTTAAACAAAATTCAAATTCCAAAGTATATTTCCACAATTTTTTTACCGAAACAGAATAGGTGCTTTTGATGCAACAATTCTCTTCATACTTGAGCTTTTTCCATCAGGCTGTAATGCATACATCTAATCTTCAAAGGGATCTAGTAAAATCATCAAGGTTAACTTGAAAAGCAGTTTAAATGGAATGATAAAAAAAGTGGCTAACTTAGACtgattatatgtatgtataataattCAAAGTCACCTACCCTTAGAAAGTTCATACTACATGTTGTATTGtataagttttttttttctcaGCTTGTCCTATTGATGGTCAAGTTTATACAGAGTGTGGATCATCTTGTCCCCTGACTTGTGACAATATCAATGATACAATATCATGTATTACTGACTGCTGGGAAGGTTGTGAGTGTCCATTAGGAACTGTAATTGATGTGGAGAATAGGAAGTGTGTGGAGCCCAGCCAGTGTGGTAGTCAATTACCCACTACAATAGAAAGAATAAGTGAAAATGGCCACTCATGTGAACCAACATTAGTGTGTCCTCATAATGAAAATAACGATTTTGATTATTGTCAGTATTCGGTGGAAGTTCTACAAGTTTTTAACGGAACTAAGCAGGTAAAATATTGACCATACAAATAGACACACAGCCACACCATCAACTAGTGTATTTAATTGATCAGTTAATTGCAGGTTGGTGAAAGGATTGTGCAGAGTGGTCCTGATTTACAGTCATCCTGTGGAAATTCAAGAAATTATCTAAGTATTGGTACAACGTATGTTGTTGGTATTGGAGGGGGTTGTTCCTTCTTTGATGAGTGGACACCATATAATGATTTTACTGATCAATATCGTCAACTATTGACTACCAGATGTTTAGGATCTTCAGCCAGTGTACCATCACTGAATTTTTCAATACTAGCCGTCCTAATGATTGTGGTTTCATATTTTGTATTTAGTTTGTGACTTTACTGCcagaacattttattagctacaATGTACACAGAAATGTAATATAACTTTATCACTATAGCATAGTAGTATAGTGGATGGTAAATACAGGCCGTGTATGAGATGAAATGTGTACAGTTAAACTAAAGGTAGGGCTAAAATGAATATtccaaaaaatttaataattttaaaaaggaaAATTTTAATTGTGTATTAGATTCACAAACACTTAAATTATGTTTCCATAGCAAAGGAGACTGTGTTGATCTGTTAATTGGTGTCACAACTCCCATTATTTTGTAAGAAAATGACGATTCATTTCATAAAGCTTTAAATCTATTGCTTTACCATTGTGTCTACAGATGCTCCCAAAACACTGAGTACTTGATTTAGAACAAATAACAAACTAGTTTGTTTTAGCCCTAGTTATATAGCCTATCACATTGTGGGTTGTATTTGTCATGATGGAGATGTTTTATCATTAAGTAAAATAGTAGGAATGTGCCTGGATTGAAAAGTAAAGCCAACAATTATGTTCCTTGTTGAAAATCTACCAGTACTGGGTTTACTGGTATTGGATTGCAATTGGTACAGTTGATACAATGGAAACCTAAAATTCTTGAAGACAAGCACTATATTGTCAGCCCATCTCATCATGTAACTCATTCTCATCTCATGGTACAATAGGAAAATATTGTTGTCTTACCATGAGTTCATGTGCACATATACTGTATTTGACCATATACCTGTAGGAGTATACCCTATCATGATTTCAGTGTGTATGTTGCATACTTAAATACGTATTATACTAAAAGTGGTCATATAGTGTGACAGCTAGGTGCATCATGAGCTTACGACTGTTAGCTGTGTTACTTAATTAGTAAAAACTGATCCTTGCATGGTTAGGTTGATGCTTCATAAAATATGACTAAAAGTCCTCACTATGGTATCTTGATGCAGTGCAATGGATCAAGTATTCAAATATACATATTCAGCTACAAGAGGTTAGATTACTTAAACAGTGTAGAATTGTAATTCTTACTACATGAAAATACATAGCTAGATTTCTAATCTGGTATGGCAGGGTGCATAACAAAAGAAGAAAAGTTAAATTTCTACTCACGCATTGATATTTGTCTTTACTATAATAGCAGACCTTTTTGAATGTTTTATtggagtagttgactgttctattggagaatGTTAATTTTAACTGCTTTCTTTACTGCTTCTCAAGCCTAGATATACATTTCATATGCTATTATAGATTGTAGCCTCTACTAGCTTCCTGGCTAGAAAATTAAGGGGATGCTTCAGCTCATCCTAAATCtgcattatttattatttatagaGTTGCATGCAGTTGATAATTTTTGAGTGTTAGCAGTGTATGTAGTAAGGGTACTAAAACAAGAAAATTTATCTGTGGCTACACATAATTAATCCTCTTTACACCACCAGTGCTCCTAATGATATTgaagttacagttggttaatACATGTTACTGGGGGGCTCTAACTATAACATTTTGTAACTAAATTGCAAAACTGAAGTACATTTTCACTCAAAAAATTAAATGTATTGCACTTTTGATTATTACTTTTATTCTGTTTTCTGTGATGGAACCCTGTATAATTTGAGGCCCTTATATCACTAGTGGCTGCGGCTTGTATGGACTGTACCAGTTGGCTCAGTTGATATAGAGGACGTCAAGCTCTAAAAAGTATGGCAGcttcaataattttatttttcccTTCCGTGTTTTGCTTCACTGAAACCACCACATGCAAAGAGGATACCTTTTACAAAACTGGGTCATTGgcagcattacaaatgacaCCTTATGCAGCTTACACACACATCATGAAGATTTTGTGGTTTGCAAATTACTGTCAACACTTACTGTGCAAAAAAatacatatctaatccaaaacagccaagctgtaaaaaagtgtgcggccctcaggaaggctatggtgaaaaaagatgtgaaatccgaggtggcggccaagaaatggctgtgatggtaggttaatggtaaaaattttaataatgacaattcaggtaaattttgtgaagtggcacaaaaattcacctgaattgtcgttattaaaatttttaccattaacctaccatcacagccatttcttggccgccaccttggatttcacatcttttttcatcatagcctttctgagggccgcacacttttttacagcttggctgttttggattagatttcatttctttttgtatttgtataccccaaagccggcctatggccagctttgggacttttttaacctatgttttttttctttactacaggaagaagaaaagatgaagtagatgtacttttaatattttatcagtaaatgtacaaattatatatataatacatatgtgaccggatttgcgaaaaggggccttccacacacatccaatttgccaactttgacaattgataacttcagattggaaagagctattgccttgaaatttgggcagtggtgatttctttgcagctgaactctctacaaagtaatttcttctagctgatctctctacagggagatttgtttgtagctgaactatgtacaaggtaacttcttctagctgatctctctacagggtgatttgttcgtagctgaattctgtacagatgatttgtttgcagctgagctctttacaaaatggtttctttgtagctgaactctctacaaggtaacttcttctaactgatctttctacagggcaatttgtttgtggcagaattttctacaaggtgatttctttgcagctgaactctctacacggtggtttctttgtagctgaactctctacaaggtaatttcttctagctgatctctctacagggagatctgtttgtagctgaactatctacaaggtaacttcttctaactgatctttctacagggcaatttgtttgtggcagaattttatacagggtgatttctttgcagctgaactctctacatggtggtttctttgtagctgaaatctctacaaggtaacttcttctagctgatctctctacaggatgatttgtttgtagctgaacgatctacaaggtaacttcttctagctgatctctctacagggtggtttctttgtagctgaactctctaaaaggtaacttcttctaactgatctttctacagggcaatttgtttgtggctgcattttctacagggtgatttctttgcagctgaactctctacatggtggtttctttgtagctgaactctctacaaggtaatttcttctagctgatctctctacagggagatctgtttgtagctgaactatctacaaggtaacttcttctaactgatctttctacagggcaatttgtttgtggcagaattttatacagggtgatttctttgcagctgaactctctacatggtggtttctttgtagctgaaatctctacaacgtaacttcttctagctgatctcttaacagggtgatttgtttgtagctgaacgatctacaaggtaacttcttctagctgatctctctacagggtgatttgtttgtagctgaattctgtacaggtgatttgtttgcagctgagctctttacagaatggtttcgtagctgaactctctaaaaggtaacttcttctaactgatctttctacagggcaatttgtttgtggctgaattttctacagggtgatttctttgcagctgaactctctacttggtggtttctttgtagctgaactatgtacaaggtaatttcttctagctgacctttctacagggtgatttgtttgtagctgaattctgtacaggtgatttgtttgcagctgagctctaaacagaatggtttgtttgtagctgaactctctacaaggtaacttttctagctgatgtctctacaaggtgactagtttgtagctgaactctctacatggtggtttctttgtaactgaactttctacaaggtgacttcttctagctgatctaacacagggtgatttgtttgtagctgaactctctacaaggtaacttcttctagctgatctctctacagggagatttgtttgtagctgaactctctacaggtgatttgtttgaagctgaactctctaaatgatggtttctttgtagctgaactctctacaagttaacttcttctagctgatctctctacagggtgatttgcttgtagctgaactatctacaagataacttcttctagctgatctctctacatggtgatttgtttgtagctgaattctgtataggtgatttgtttgcagctgagctctttaaataatagctgaactctctcaaggtaacttcttctagctgatgcttttacagggtcactagtttgtagctgaattctctacatggtggtttctttgtaactgaactctctacaaggtaactttttctagctcatctttctacagggtgatttatttgtagctgaattctgtacaggtgatttgtttgcagctgagctctttaaagaatggtttctttgtctctacaaggtaacttcttctagctgatgtctctacaaggtcactagtttgtagctgagctctctacatggtggtttctttgtaactgaactctctacaaggtgacctcttctagctgatctttctacagggtgatttgtttgaagctgaactctctacaaggtaacttcttctagctgatctctctacagggagatttgtttgtagctgaactctctatatgatggtttctttgtagctgaactctctacaaggtaacttcttctagctaatctctctacagggagatttgtttgtagctgaactctctacatgatggtttctttgtagctgaactctctgcaaggtaacttcttctattgatctctccacagggcgatttgtttgtagctgaactctctacatggtggtttctttgtagctgaactctacaaggtgattttttctagctgaactatctctttccatagttgcatgaactccctacaaggtaacttcttctagctgatctctctacagggtgacttgtgtgtagctgatctctatacagctgatctcttgaattctcttcagggtgactgctctattaggatgactgctctattagagtatctcgatctcgcacttgctacactaagttggatttcgtgttataactctgtggctttaagtctgattcttctacaccattgatgaacctttctaagatgattactccatctgtacaacgattttcaaagcattaccccaagcgctttatctggtaggcgtggaaagcagtcgttttttttttaaattagctaatctcgattgcgtaattgttacacactgttggttttgtcgttgtatcttcctgttttttagctcgatttctttcaaaccacaaaaggtttgaggttcaatagttaacctattcacccaccgattttcagcttcttccgatttgcggtttaccctgtaggcgtgacaacatattggtattatttttcgtgaataatcgctcataactctttgcctgtttatcgtattccagccaaagttggtaccgagatgcgcctttatattccccttctgtgtgccaaatttcaaggcaatcggatatggcgttcgaggtttatagcagtttttgtaagtgtgcgacaagaaaaataaaaataagaagaaaaaaaacgaagaaactgagccaatttttgaagtcgcatatctcgggaacgcgcgaaacgatttcgctcaaatttggaatgtggagtgctgcagttggagggcatgtccacagcaaaatcgtcttaaggaagcacagagctacggaggtgcgaaaattgcgttttctttcttcctgtcaatatactcacgggtcttacgcgccggcttcttgggccgcacgacacactaccgtgtgtcttgatatacacaTCGTGTTGAGTCAGTTTTCTACATAGGCTAACAAGGTCTCTTGAAAATGATGATAGTCGGGATGCTTCTTCTTGTTGGCTGTAACATCAATCTGTTGGTTCCTGTATATATGAACACATCACGTGCGAtcagttactgtatgtatacattaaTATCACTATTCAGTGGAGTTGTATATACAGACAATTATGTGCCACCACTAAACTTATAGTCATGAATATGTGATTAATTTATTGCAAGCAAAAACCATTATACGAAACAAAGATCTAGATTTTATCTGTAAGGACGATTTCATGAAATCTTATCCTGatactgtgtattagggatcatgcatgGAAGTTTGCATTTTCTTACAacaaaatattgaccagaaactagcctcactttggcagtattgtttaggcccaaaagtgccttcagtgcaatCCGAAGtgtttccaataggttgctactaAAACGTAATTACAAAAAATATATTCAGTGAAACTTTCTATCGACTGATCATGACTGACTGgccaatgccttcagacaagtataactcaaTGACAGTGAAGAGTTGTGTTTGCAATGGAATTTCAATTACTGAAAGTGAAGCGGCCATTACGTTTTGTTTCCAGatatgttcagcctgttgcaCATGCAGCATTATAAACAAAGAACGGTACGAGAAGCAGTATCGTCCTCACAGACCCATTCTCTGAGAGTACAGTTAGAGATTATGAGCATCCTATCAAGAGGGTGCTTATAATCTAT
The nucleotide sequence above comes from Dysidea avara chromosome 3, odDysAvar1.4, whole genome shotgun sequence. Encoded proteins:
- the LOC136251018 gene encoding SCO-spondin-like, with amino-acid sequence MMPTRLRSTLCLFAFVFPVTVMGCSCSSIPGAVGSICQGLRSSSDVFEARVIGANCNCIPSNDAQNTDISCVSASLSGNGQFTSKIVTRATCDISTITPYGIQPCSSIVDTFTPNECPYEGQIFMDCAPLCRKTCSTVDQTSPCPEVCVRGCGCPDGMAIDEKQRRCVMRSRCPNKACSVDGQMIKTCASSCPQDCLRPANASCVQECVTDVCECEEDGQIVDRITGKCVQPQQCTACPIDGQVYTECGSSCPLTCDNINDTISCITDCWEGCECPLGTVIDVENRKCVEPSQCGSQLPTTIERISENGHSCEPTLVCPHNENNDFDYCQYSVEVLQVFNGTKQVGERIVQSGPDLQSSCGNSRNYLSIGTTYVVGIGGGCSFFDEWTPYNDFTDQYRQLLTTRCLGSSASVPSLNFSILAVLMIVVSYFVFSL